CGAATCGGGAACGATGTCAATTGACATGCACCAAATGTTATTTTCCGAGTTAGGCGATCAACTTGAGCGCACCTTCGGGCAAATCGCCAAAAACAAGGGACTTGGCTTCACAATAGAATTTGCTCCCGAATTACCCAAAACCCTATACACAGATAGCAAACGCTTACAACAAGTACTGAAGAATTTACTTTCCAACGCCTTTAAATTTACAGAACGTGGAGAGGTGAACTTCCGGGTTGAGGTGGCGAAAGAAGGTTGGAGTCTCTCACAAGAAACCTTAAATCGCGCCCAAACTGTGATTGCTTTCTCGGTTAGGGATACAGGTATTGGGATTGCGCCAGAGAAACAGAAAGTAATTTTTGAAGCCTTCCAACAAGCCGATGGTAGTACTAGCAGAAAATACGGCGGTACGGGATTGGGCTTGTCAATTAGTCGCGAAATTGCCCGCCTGTTTGGTGGCGAAATTAAACTTGTCAGCCATCCCGATCGAGGTAGTACCTTTACTTTCTATCTCCCGCAAACCAGTCCGGAGTTACGCGGTTTAAGTGCTGAGATTTTAACATCCAGACCAGTCTCTCTCTCTGGTTCTAACTCTTTTAAGCCTCAACTCCCAACCCCAACTCCCAACTCCTCAGCCCTGAATGACGATCGCGCTATTATCGCCGAAGACGATCGCGTACTGCTGATTGTGGAAGATGACATCAACTTCTCCCGTATCCTGCTAGATATGGCGCGAGAACAAGGATTCAAGGTGATCACCGCCCAAAACGGCAGTATCGGACTCACCCTAGCACAGCAATATCATCCTTCAGCCATCTTGCTTGATATCCGCTTGCCAGAAATGGATGGTTGGACGGTGCTAGATCGCCTAAAACATAATCCCCATACTCGTCACATTCCCGTACATATTATGACGGTTGAGGAAGGAAAACAACGCGGACTGCAACTCGGCGCGATCGCCTATCTCCAAAAGCCTTTAACTAGCGAGACAATTTCCGAAGCCTTAACTAAAATTAAAGGTTTTATCGAACGGCGAGTGAAAAGCCTGCTGGTAGTAGAAGATGACGACACCCAACGCCACAGCATTGTCGAGTTGATTGGTAACAGTGACGTCACCACTATCGCAGTCAGTACAGGTGCAGATGCCTTAGAAGCAATTCGCACTCAATATTTTGATTGCCTCGTCCTCGATTTAGGACTACCAGATATGAGTGGTTTTGAACTAATCGAGCAGATCAAGCTACTACCCAATGGGGAAACGCTGCCGATAATCGTTTATACTGGTCAAGAACTTAGCAGGGTTCAAGAAACAGAACTGCGAAGATTAGCGGATACAATCATCGTCAAAGACGTGCGATCGCCCGAACGTTTGTTAGATGAAACCGCATTATTTTTACACCGAGTGCAAGCAAATTTACCTGCACCCAAACGCGAAATTCTCGAACAGCTACACGCTAGAGACTACTTACTCACAGGTAAGAAAGTGCTAATTGTCGACGACGATGTACGTAACATCTTCGCCTTGACAAGTATGCTAGAGCGTTATCAAATGCAGGTAGTATATGCAGAGAACGGTAGAGAAGGTATTGCGCTTTTAGAAAATACACCCGATATTGATATTGTTTTGATGGATGTCATGATGCCAGAAATGGACGGTTACGAAACCACACGCCTCATCCGCCAGAACAGTAAACTGCGCAACTTGCCAATTGTGGCACTCACAGCTAAAGCTATGCAAGGCGATCGCGAAAAATGTATTGAAGCAGGCGCATCCGACTACATCACCAAACCTGTAGATACCGAACAGTTGCTTTCTTTATTGCGCGTTTGGCTATATAGATAGTATCAGGAAGCTGGGGAGCAGAGGGAGCAGAGGGAGCAGAGGACGCAGAGGAGGAAAGTAATAACTATTGCCTATTGCCCAATGCCCCATGCCCCATGCCCCATTCCCATTTCTAATGAACCCAAATCTAGAAGACCTCGAAATTCAACTATTGCTTGAGGGCATATACCGTTACTATGGTTTAGATTTTCGGAATTATGCCCTAGCTTCTCTGAAACGTCGCATTTGGACGACCATTAAATCAGAAAATTTAACTACTATCTCTGGCTTACAAGAAAAAGTCTTGCACGATCGCGAATGTATGGAACGGTTTTTGCTGAATCTTTCAGTTCACGTAACCGCCATGTTTCGCGATGCTAGTTTTTATCTTGCTTTTAGAAAGAAAGTCGTACCTTTATTAAAAACTTATCCTTTTATTCGGATTTGGCACGCAGGTTGTTCTACTGGCGAAGAAGTTTATTCTATGGCCATCTTGCTGCAAGAAGAAGGGCTTTACCATCGTTCGCGACTCTATGCCACAGACATGAACGAAATGGTGCTACGCAAAGCCAGAGATGGGATTTTTCCCCTAGAACTCATGCAGCAATATACTCAAAATTATTTACAATCTGGCGGTAAAACTTATTTCTCAGAATATTACACTGCTGCTTACGATGGCGCTATATTTCGCGCCTCCCTCAAAGAAAATATTGTCTTCTCACCACATAATTTAGTCACGGATAGTTCTTTTAATGAATTTCATGTAATATTGTGTCGCAACGTCCTGATCTACTTTGATAAATCCTTACAAGCTAGGGTGCATCATCTATTGTATGAAAGCCTAGTTAGATTTGGCATTTTAGGTTTAGGACGCCAAGAGTCGCTGCGGTTTACACCTTATGAGAAACAGTATGAGGTATTAGATGACCGTGAGAAGCTTTATAGGAGAATCGGTTAGCAATCGAAAAATTATTTCTCGCCCTTACTTTGAACTTATTGTCATTGGTGCATCATTAGGAGGGTTAAATGCTCTGACAATTGTATTAGGAAATCTCCCAAAAAATTTTCCTGTACCGATAGCTGTAGCACAACACCGTCAGCCCTATACCGATGATAACTTAAGTGCTTTCTTACAGAAACACAGCAATTTAATTGTTAAAGATGCCGAAGATAAAGAAGAAATCATACCTGGGACAGTTTACTTAGCTCCAGCTGATTATCATTTATTAGTGGAATGTGGTGTTTCTTGCGAATCTCGCCACTTTGCCCTTTCGACAGAAGCCGCCGTTACTTATACGCGACCCTCAATTGATGTTCTATTTGAGTCAGCGGCTGATGCTTACGCCCAAAAGGTCATAGGTGTAGTTTTGACTGGTGCTAATCATGATGGTACAAGTGGATTGACGAGAATTAAAGCACTTGGTGGTAAAGCCATAATTCAAGACCCAAAAACAGCTGAATGCCCAATCATGCCACAATCTGCGATCGCATCTGTAATTGTCGATAAAATCTTGCCCTTGACAGATATTGCCAGCTTCTTAACCCAAATTTGTTGTCCTATGCTTCTTTAACAACAAAAAGAGAAGCCTTTGCTTTTTTTATGCGAGATTATGCGATCGCGTTCACCATCTCTAAGGTTAATATTCCTCTGGATTTGTGACTCAGGAATTCTTTGACAGCCAGCTTGGATCTTTCTACAATTAGGCTCTGAGAACAAAAAGCAAATCTTTAGACAAGGCTTTCTCAATCGAATGGCATAAATTAGTATATCTTTATTCCTCTGTCGCAAACTTGTAACCTGAGATAGTTGTAAAATACCCCTCCCAAGAGTGAAAGTCTATAAAAAAGCGTAGAAACTAAATTTTTAAGTCTACCTAGGAGTCTATACCCATAATGCCGTCCGAACTACCAGTAAATATTCTCCTGGTTGATGACCATGCAGAAAACTTGTTGGCTCTAGAAGCCATATTACATAGCCTAGGTCAGAATCTGGTAAGGGCGACATCGGGTGCCCAAGCGTTAAGATGTTTGCTAAATCAAGACTTTGCGGTAATTTTGCTGGATGTGCAAATGCCAGAAATGGATGGATTTGACACAGCAACTCTAATTCGACAACGGGAGAGGTCGCGCCATACCCCAATCATTTTTTTGACTGCCTTTAGTACTAACGAGTCAATGGTATTTAAAGGATATTCTCTGGGAGCAGTAGACTATCTATTTAAGCCGATTGAACCAGAAATCTTAAAATCGAAAGTAGCAGCGTTTGTCGATTTGTTTCAGAAAACGGCAGAGGTGGAACGACA
The genomic region above belongs to Calothrix sp. NIES-2098 and contains:
- a CDS encoding CheB methylesterase; the protein is MTVRSFIGESVSNRKIISRPYFELIVIGASLGGLNALTIVLGNLPKNFPVPIAVAQHRQPYTDDNLSAFLQKHSNLIVKDAEDKEEIIPGTVYLAPADYHLLVECGVSCESRHFALSTEAAVTYTRPSIDVLFESAADAYAQKVIGVVLTGANHDGTSGLTRIKALGGKAIIQDPKTAECPIMPQSAIASVIVDKILPLTDIASFLTQICCPMLL
- a CDS encoding hypothetical protein (similar to methyltransferase), with protein sequence MPHAPFPFLMNPNLEDLEIQLLLEGIYRYYGLDFRNYALASLKRRIWTTIKSENLTTISGLQEKVLHDRECMERFLLNLSVHVTAMFRDASFYLAFRKKVVPLLKTYPFIRIWHAGCSTGEEVYSMAILLQEEGLYHRSRLYATDMNEMVLRKARDGIFPLELMQQYTQNYLQSGGKTYFSEYYTAAYDGAIFRASLKENIVFSPHNLVTDSSFNEFHVILCRNVLIYFDKSLQARVHHLLYESLVRFGILGLGRQESLRFTPYEKQYEVLDDREKLYRRIG